The Saccharopolyspora gloriosae genome window below encodes:
- a CDS encoding IS5 family transposase, with the protein MDATPAGAAGQAARGRPARLLPCGGRCLPRAGHARRPKTGPSPVDRARPGSKHHMISDARGTPLAVTLTGGNRNDVTQLIPLTDAVPGVRGRRGRPRFRPDTVYADRAYDHDKYRRLLRHRRITPVIARRGDEHGSGLGVVRWVIERSLGWLHWPRRLRIRWERRADIQDSLLQLTTCLIQHRRTQTFC; encoded by the coding sequence GTGGACGCGACTCCAGCAGGTGCTGCTGGACAAGCTGCGCGGGGCCGACCAGCTCGACTTCTCCCGTGCGGTGGTCGATGCCTCCCACGTGCGGGCCATGCGAGGCGGCCCAAAACGGGGCCGAGTCCGGTCGACCGCGCCCGACCGGGCTCGAAGCACCACATGATCTCGGATGCGCGCGGAACCCCACTGGCGGTGACGTTGACCGGTGGCAACCGCAACGACGTCACCCAGCTGATCCCGCTGACCGACGCCGTTCCCGGTGTCCGCGGACGACGCGGACGGCCCCGATTCCGGCCGGACACGGTCTATGCCGATCGGGCCTACGACCACGACAAATACCGGCGCCTGCTCCGGCATCGCCGCATCACACCCGTGATCGCCCGCCGCGGCGACGAGCACGGATCCGGCCTCGGAGTCGTCCGGTGGGTCATCGAACGCAGCCTCGGCTGGCTGCACTGGCCACGCCGTCTACGCATTCGATGGGAACGCCGCGCCGACATCCAAGATAGCCTCCTCCAACTCACCACCTGCCTCATCCAACACCGACGCACCCAAACCTTCTGTTAG
- a CDS encoding IS5 family transposase (programmed frameshift), translated as MVDALSRRLVPDELWELVEPLIPEVKDRPQGGGRAPANPRMVFTAIVYVLTSGCAWRWLPPSFGVKVPTAHRWFVRWTEAGLWARIHHAMLDELGGQGLIDWSRAVVDAAHVRAKKGGSMTGPSPVDRGKPGSKLHMLSDATGLPMVTGISAGNTADGDAMIPLVNAIPPVRSRRGPRRRKPAKLHGDKAYNSRARRRWLRDKGIRPRLARKDIEPKERLGRHRWVIERSMAWFTGYRRLTLRYERRADTFKAFLALAAALVCFKRLQHAK; from the exons GTGGTTGATGCGTTGTCGCGCCGGTTGGTTCCTGACGAGCTGTGGGAGCTGGTCGAGCCGTTGATTCCCGAGGTTAAGGACCGCCCGCAGGGTGGTGGTCGGGCGCCGGCGAACCCTCGGATGGTGTTCACGGCGATCGTGTACGTGCTCACCAGCGGGTGCGCGTGGCGGTGGCTGCCGCCGTCGTTCGGCGTCAAGGTCCCGACCGCGCACCGGTGGTTCGTGCGCTGGACCGAAGCGGGCTTGTGGGCACGGATCCATCACGCGATGCTGGACGAGTTAGGTGGTCAGGGCTTGATCGACTGGTCCCGCGCGGTGGTTGACGCCGCCCATGTTCGGGCGAAGAAAG GGGGATCTATGACCGGTCCGAGCCCGGTCGATCGGGGCAAGCCTGGTTCGAAACTCCACATGCTCTCCGACGCTACCGGGCTGCCGATGGTCACCGGGATCTCGGCAGGCAACACGGCTGATGGTGACGCGATGATCCCGCTGGTCAACGCGATCCCGCCGGTCCGCTCCCGCCGCGGGCCGCGACGCCGCAAGCCCGCGAAGTTGCATGGCGACAAGGCCTATAACAGCCGCGCACGTCGCCGATGGTTGAGAGACAAGGGAATCCGACCCCGACTGGCCCGCAAGGACATCGAGCCCAAGGAACGCCTCGGCCGCCACCGGTGGGTCATCGAACGCTCCATGGCCTGGTTCACCGGCTACCGCCGCCTGACCCTGCGCTACGAACGCCGCGCCGACACCTTCAAAGCCTTCCTCGCCCTGGCAGCCGCCCTCGTCTGCTTCAAACGACTCCAACACGCCAAGTGA
- a CDS encoding sulfatase/phosphatase domain-containing protein encodes MEAESLLPALRGEEWAGREHVFSKLARDMILQETELMTMVRDQSMKLVEFIDSDGGELFDLNTDPHEEWNLWDGPRFEQHRQRLSWAIARWRGKRQLRTATWAAQYRRSPALA; translated from the coding sequence ATGGAGGCGGAGTCGCTGCTACCCGCGCTGCGCGGCGAGGAGTGGGCGGGCCGAGAACACGTGTTTTCCAAGCTCGCTCGCGACATGATTCTCCAAGAAACGGAACTCATGACCATGGTTCGAGATCAGAGCATGAAGCTCGTCGAGTTCATCGACTCCGACGGAGGAGAATTGTTCGATCTGAACACGGACCCGCACGAAGAGTGGAACCTCTGGGACGGGCCGCGGTTCGAACAACATCGGCAGCGACTGTCCTGGGCCATCGCCCGGTGGCGTGGCAAGAGACAGTTGCGCACTGCCACTTGGGCCGCCCAGTACCGCCGAAGCCCTGCCCTGGCGTGA
- a CDS encoding MerR family transcriptional regulator gives MAWSTREIAELAGTTARTVRHYHQIGLLPEPERRSNGYKQYGVTHLIRLLRIKRLAELGVGLHTIAQLTDDEHPVETLRALDTELSEQMSRLSRARAEVTMMLEEQLATDLPPEFAVTAAVPMSDADRRLTSVLGRLLDRDDRRAYANLVASDARSQVDDDFECFAADAAEAVRHDLAVRMAAHLETLREQHPGVFELGSSDPRRFHCTVEQVSQEIYNPAQLDVLRRTTALFWQGKDRDRPSTSDPGSWASSTGVFGDIRPRHHRAAVGRACSRGWRPRHRRPIKHRLP, from the coding sequence ATGGCGTGGAGCACCAGGGAGATCGCCGAGTTGGCGGGGACGACCGCGCGCACGGTTCGCCACTACCACCAGATCGGGCTGTTGCCCGAGCCGGAACGACGTAGCAACGGTTACAAGCAGTACGGCGTGACCCACCTGATCCGTCTGCTGCGGATCAAGCGACTCGCCGAGCTCGGTGTCGGCCTGCACACCATCGCCCAGCTAACCGATGACGAACATCCGGTGGAGACGTTGCGGGCCCTCGACACCGAGCTCAGCGAACAGATGAGCCGGTTGAGCAGGGCACGAGCCGAGGTCACGATGATGTTGGAGGAGCAGCTCGCCACGGATCTGCCGCCGGAGTTCGCGGTGACCGCGGCCGTGCCGATGTCCGACGCGGACAGGCGTCTGACCTCGGTTCTGGGGAGACTTCTCGATCGCGACGATCGTCGCGCCTACGCGAACCTGGTCGCTTCGGATGCGCGCAGTCAGGTTGACGACGATTTCGAGTGCTTTGCGGCCGACGCCGCAGAAGCCGTCCGGCACGACCTCGCCGTGCGCATGGCGGCGCACCTGGAGACGCTGCGCGAGCAGCACCCCGGTGTCTTCGAGCTGGGCTCGTCGGATCCCCGACGCTTCCACTGCACCGTCGAGCAGGTCTCGCAGGAAATCTACAACCCGGCTCAACTCGACGTGCTGCGCCGGACGACAGCACTGTTCTGGCAGGGCAAGGATCGCGACAGGCCGTCGACGAGTGATCCCGGTAGCTGGGCCTCATCGACGGGCGTCTTTGGTGACATTCGCCCTCGGCACCACCGCGCCGCGGTGGGTCGAGCTTGCAGTCGAGGGTGGAGGCCGCGCCACCGCAGACCGATCAAACATCGCCTACCCTGA
- a CDS encoding CPBP family intramembrane glutamic endopeptidase — protein MAGSTTALWAVDAAETGTDRAGGVPFHRALVHDRRRVGRGVAAIVLVVVGLFGFGSVITWLAAQVDLAMGRVNPTLGGDDVTILFQAAGAASIALLIPWSMLVQRWLYGVRGRSLISVVSRFRFDEFGRALLFAGPLAILCIAIVSLVTPVEPAQFNSADLIGLLAVTLLLTPLQAAGEEFGFRGLVLRVASSWNRNPRTALIVGVVVSAALFSAIHFQSNPWLNLNYLTLGVGAALITWRTGGLETAVVLHALNNTVSFTFALVLHTDLLGGTGEPALLLLAVPTVATTAAVFASARQHGPTTQPNH, from the coding sequence ATGGCAGGTAGCACCACTGCATTGTGGGCGGTCGACGCCGCGGAGACCGGCACCGACCGCGCGGGCGGCGTCCCCTTCCACCGGGCGCTGGTCCACGACCGTCGACGGGTGGGACGTGGCGTCGCCGCCATCGTGCTGGTGGTCGTCGGGCTGTTCGGGTTCGGATCGGTGATCACCTGGCTGGCGGCCCAAGTCGACCTGGCCATGGGGAGGGTCAACCCGACGCTCGGCGGTGACGACGTCACGATCCTCTTTCAGGCCGCCGGGGCAGCCTCCATTGCGTTGCTCATCCCGTGGAGCATGCTCGTGCAGCGCTGGCTCTACGGGGTCCGGGGGCGCTCTCTGATCTCGGTCGTCTCCCGGTTCCGGTTCGACGAGTTCGGACGAGCGCTTCTCTTCGCCGGCCCGCTGGCGATTCTCTGCATCGCCATCGTCTCGCTCGTGACCCCGGTCGAGCCCGCGCAGTTCAACAGCGCGGATCTGATCGGCCTCCTCGCCGTCACCCTGCTGCTGACCCCGCTGCAGGCAGCGGGGGAAGAGTTCGGGTTCCGCGGTCTCGTCCTGCGCGTCGCGAGCAGCTGGAACCGGAACCCGCGCACCGCACTGATCGTCGGCGTAGTGGTCTCCGCAGCGTTGTTCAGCGCGATCCACTTCCAGAGCAACCCGTGGCTGAACCTGAACTACCTGACGCTCGGCGTCGGCGCGGCACTCATCACCTGGCGTACGGGTGGGCTCGAGACGGCCGTGGTCCTCCACGCTCTGAACAACACCGTCAGCTTCACCTTCGCGCTGGTACTGCACACCGATCTGCTCGGCGGTACAGGTGAACCCGCGCTGCTGCTCCTCGCCGTGCCCACGGTCGCCACGACGGCCGCGGTCTTCGCATCCGCCCGTCAACACGGCCCCACGACCCAGCCGAACCACTAG
- a CDS encoding YhgE/Pip domain-containing protein has protein sequence MTAVKLALLELRRFRGPLRKLVPPLLCLIPLLYGAMYLWANWDPYGKLDRIPVAVVNQDHVAHTAQGQRVDAGREVQQQLKAAGTFQWSFTGEDEARDGLEQGRYYFTITIPSDFSAKLATASNTVPEQAGIDIRLNDANNYIAGIMTEVVQPRLQDQINAAAHGAYVRSIYGELSDVRDRLSAASNGAHRLLGATEVAQQGTGSLVSGSGALHDGAGQVSDGAAQVAEATGQIDQVTGELNRAVADRLPAVADAMVDTAAEVDRGTAAAHAATSAVKQGTERGMADLDELVRARPELADEPIVQRTREHARDLDARAGRADQDAARSQQEAGQALARAQEARDDVGQAQRKVLDANVPIRLIDSGAHSVAEGSRTITTGLGALEEGSGTMRTAADQANSAAADLTHTVDSAFGRIPATNSDQVTEAARVLGTPVRIDRENLNPAGPYGRGFAPFFFSIALWVFGLFAFLLLRPVNLRALAGRAGSFTIAVAGWMPAAILGGLGALILYAVVDLGLGLAPRHAIACVLLMLVGIAAFTAIDHFLRTALGVPGDVVSLVLLVLQLTSSGGLYPMPTTPVFFQALNPLLPMTYLVDGLRVTISGGLAEHLVRDFAVLGGFLVVFLLATTLVVRRQRMWTVSRLHPDVVL, from the coding sequence ATGACCGCCGTCAAACTGGCCCTGCTGGAGTTGCGCAGGTTCCGCGGCCCGCTGCGAAAACTGGTCCCGCCGCTGCTGTGCCTGATCCCGCTGCTGTACGGGGCCATGTACCTGTGGGCGAACTGGGATCCCTACGGCAAGCTCGACCGCATTCCGGTCGCCGTGGTCAACCAGGACCACGTCGCGCACACCGCGCAGGGGCAGCGGGTCGACGCCGGGCGAGAAGTGCAGCAGCAGCTCAAAGCGGCCGGGACGTTCCAGTGGAGCTTCACCGGCGAGGACGAGGCGCGGGACGGGCTGGAGCAGGGGCGCTACTACTTCACGATCACGATCCCGTCCGATTTCAGCGCGAAGCTCGCGACCGCGAGCAACACCGTGCCCGAGCAGGCCGGCATCGACATCCGGCTCAACGACGCGAACAACTACATCGCCGGGATCATGACGGAGGTCGTGCAGCCCCGACTTCAGGACCAGATCAACGCGGCGGCCCACGGCGCCTACGTGCGCAGCATCTACGGCGAGCTCTCCGACGTGAGGGACCGCTTGAGCGCGGCCTCCAACGGCGCGCACCGACTGCTCGGCGCCACCGAGGTGGCCCAGCAGGGAACCGGTTCGCTCGTCTCGGGGAGCGGCGCGCTGCACGACGGAGCGGGGCAGGTCAGCGACGGAGCCGCGCAGGTCGCCGAAGCCACCGGGCAGATCGACCAGGTCACCGGTGAGCTCAACCGGGCGGTCGCGGACCGGCTTCCCGCCGTCGCGGACGCGATGGTCGACACCGCCGCCGAGGTGGATCGCGGAACCGCCGCTGCGCACGCGGCCACCAGCGCGGTCAAGCAGGGCACCGAGCGCGGAATGGCCGACTTGGACGAACTCGTGCGCGCTCGTCCCGAGCTGGCCGACGAGCCGATCGTGCAGCGGACGCGCGAGCACGCACGCGATCTCGACGCCCGCGCCGGCCGGGCGGATCAGGACGCGGCGCGCAGCCAGCAGGAGGCGGGCCAGGCGCTGGCCCGAGCGCAGGAAGCCCGCGACGACGTCGGGCAGGCCCAGCGCAAGGTTCTGGACGCGAACGTCCCGATCCGGCTAATCGACTCCGGAGCCCACTCCGTCGCGGAAGGATCCCGGACGATCACCACGGGTCTCGGCGCGCTGGAAGAGGGCTCCGGCACGATGCGGACCGCCGCGGATCAGGCCAACTCCGCGGCCGCGGACCTCACCCACACCGTGGACTCGGCGTTCGGCCGCATTCCGGCGACCAACTCCGACCAGGTCACCGAGGCCGCGCGGGTGCTGGGCACCCCAGTGCGCATCGATCGGGAGAATCTGAACCCGGCCGGGCCTTACGGCCGAGGTTTCGCGCCGTTCTTCTTCAGCATCGCGCTGTGGGTGTTCGGGCTGTTCGCGTTCCTGCTGCTGCGGCCGGTGAACCTGCGCGCCCTGGCCGGACGCGCCGGCTCGTTCACCATCGCGGTCGCCGGATGGATGCCGGCGGCGATCCTGGGCGGCCTCGGAGCGCTGATCCTCTACGCCGTGGTGGACCTCGGGTTGGGGCTGGCGCCGCGGCACGCGATCGCGTGCGTGCTGCTGATGCTGGTCGGGATCGCGGCGTTCACGGCGATCGACCACTTCCTGCGCACCGCTCTCGGCGTACCGGGAGACGTGGTGTCACTGGTCCTGCTGGTGCTCCAGCTGACCTCCTCGGGCGGGCTGTACCCGATGCCCACCACACCGGTGTTCTTCCAAGCGCTCAACCCCCTGCTGCCGATGACCTACCTCGTCGACGGGCTGCGGGTAACGATCTCCGGAGGACTCGCGGAACACCTGGTGCGGGACTTCGCGGTGCTGGGCGGGTTCCTGGTGGTGTTCCTACTGGCGACAACGCTGGTGGTGCGTAGGCAGCGAATGTGGACGGTCTCCCGGCTGCACCCGGATGTCGTGTTGTGA
- a CDS encoding ATP-binding cassette domain-containing protein, producing MSGTDVVAEGVSVRGNRGPVFENVSTAVEAGGVLLVRGPSGSGRTSLLLALSGRMRFVSGAVRVGEHFLPGDAAAVRETVALARAPVCELEERLRVDDLIAERRWIDRVDSSAICAAFELVGVDVPGRAVVEDLDPATNVLVAVALAVAREPGAVVVDEPDTGCGPDGRAQVWGGLGRVRESGTTLLLSTTDFPPCFPDAVPVVLPQRSADRLASAERPN from the coding sequence GTGTCAGGGACGGATGTGGTCGCCGAAGGCGTGTCGGTGCGTGGGAACAGGGGGCCGGTTTTCGAGAACGTCTCGACCGCCGTCGAGGCGGGCGGCGTGCTGCTGGTTCGCGGCCCCTCCGGTTCCGGGCGGACTTCGCTGCTGCTCGCGCTTTCCGGCCGGATGCGGTTCGTCAGCGGAGCGGTGCGCGTCGGGGAGCACTTCCTGCCCGGTGATGCCGCCGCGGTTCGCGAGACCGTGGCGCTCGCCCGCGCACCGGTGTGCGAATTGGAGGAGCGGCTGCGGGTCGACGACCTGATCGCCGAACGTCGCTGGATCGACCGGGTCGATTCCTCGGCCATCTGCGCTGCGTTCGAACTCGTCGGGGTCGACGTGCCGGGTCGAGCAGTGGTCGAGGACCTGGACCCGGCGACGAACGTGTTGGTCGCCGTCGCGCTGGCGGTGGCGCGCGAGCCGGGGGCCGTGGTTGTCGACGAGCCGGACACCGGGTGCGGGCCGGACGGGCGTGCGCAGGTGTGGGGCGGCCTCGGCCGGGTGCGTGAATCCGGTACCACGTTGTTGCTCAGCACCACGGACTTCCCACCGTGCTTCCCGGACGCGGTACCGGTGGTGCTGCCGCAGCGCAGCGCGGACCGGCTGGCCAGTGCTGAACGCCCGAACTGA
- a CDS encoding metal-dependent hydrolase family protein: MTTTLFTNAAVLDPVTGTRTPDQAVLIVDHRIRETGPTTEVHTATSDRIIDAGGQTLLPGLIDGHVHTYFQSLNLPLMQSWLPSYLIPKAVRSLQDMLQRGFTTVRDTGGADFALAQAVDDGIIAGPRLIYGGAALSQTGGHGDGRQPGDVSRNDCCRCPSIARIADGPDEVRAAARDVLRTGAHHLKLMLSGGVSSPTDSISSVQYSNEEIAVAAREATAAGRYVTGHTYLAAAIANALDLGLRCIEHGNLIDETTARKFVDKDAFLVPTLATYHAMDEVGLEIGMTKSSHDKNREVLDAGLSALELAHRTGVNLVYGTDLIGEMQVRQLDEFTLRTQVQRPIDVIRSATTTAARLPGLEGHIGTVAPRRIRRPHHRRRRPAQRHLRTHPPRPMPVPRHEEGRGISQDPLTSSAHESPVPAPAASTSAMVSIEVWSSRATGVGSAPRRLRPWAAPGRSREPRNRFRSAATPCSALQQRLRPSSVEPYQPGTSGRPTPSSRSLPQAAHSSDSSTCACTATTTVPTITPSNSG, translated from the coding sequence ATGACAACGACACTGTTCACCAACGCCGCCGTGCTCGACCCTGTCACCGGGACTCGCACCCCGGATCAGGCCGTGCTCATCGTCGACCACAGGATCCGCGAAACCGGCCCCACCACCGAAGTGCACACCGCTACGTCCGACCGCATCATCGACGCCGGTGGCCAGACCCTCCTGCCAGGGCTCATCGACGGTCACGTACACACCTATTTCCAAAGCCTGAACCTACCTCTGATGCAGTCCTGGCTGCCCTCTTACCTCATCCCGAAGGCCGTCCGGTCGCTGCAGGACATGCTCCAGCGCGGCTTCACCACCGTCCGCGATACCGGCGGCGCCGATTTCGCCCTCGCCCAAGCCGTCGATGACGGGATCATCGCTGGCCCTCGTCTCATCTACGGCGGCGCCGCCCTGTCCCAAACCGGAGGACACGGCGACGGGCGCCAACCCGGCGACGTCAGCCGCAACGACTGCTGCCGCTGCCCGTCCATCGCCCGGATCGCCGACGGACCCGACGAGGTCCGCGCCGCCGCCCGCGACGTCCTGCGCACCGGCGCACACCACCTCAAGCTGATGCTGTCCGGCGGAGTGTCCTCCCCGACCGACAGCATCTCCTCGGTGCAATACAGCAACGAGGAAATCGCCGTCGCCGCCCGCGAGGCCACCGCCGCGGGCCGCTACGTCACCGGCCACACCTACCTCGCCGCAGCGATCGCCAACGCACTCGACCTCGGGCTGCGCTGCATCGAACACGGAAACCTGATCGACGAGACCACGGCGCGGAAGTTCGTCGACAAGGACGCCTTCCTCGTACCCACCCTCGCCACTTACCACGCGATGGACGAAGTCGGCCTCGAGATCGGCATGACGAAGAGCAGCCACGACAAGAACCGCGAGGTCCTCGACGCCGGCCTTTCCGCGCTCGAACTCGCCCACCGCACCGGCGTCAACCTGGTCTACGGCACCGACCTCATCGGAGAGATGCAGGTCCGCCAGCTCGACGAGTTCACGCTGCGAACCCAGGTCCAGCGACCCATCGACGTGATCCGCTCCGCCACCACAACCGCAGCCCGGCTGCCCGGACTCGAAGGACACATCGGAACCGTTGCCCCCCGGCGCATCCGCCGACCTCATCATCGTCGACGGCGACCCGCTCAACGACATCTCCGTACTCACCCGCCCCGACCAATGCCTGTCCCTCGTCATGAAGAAGGACGAGGTATATCGCAAGACCCTCTGACATCATCCGCCCACGAATCGCCCGTCCCTGCCCCAGCAGCATCGACAAGCGCGATGGTGTCGATCGAGGTGTGGTCGAGCCGAGCAACCGGGGTCGGTTCCGCGCCTCGGCGGCTTCGACCATGGGCAGCGCCTGGGCGATCACGGGAGCCACGGAACCGTTTTCGTTCAGCGGCCACACCTTGTTCTGCACTTCAGCAACGATTGCGGCCTTCATCCGTCGAGCCATATCAGCCGGGCACTTCGGGACGACCGACCCCGAGCTCGCGCTCGCTACCGCAGGCGGCGCACTCCTCGGACTCCTCCACCTGCGCGTGCACAGCAACGACCACGGTCCCGACAATCACCCCGAGCAACTCAGGCTGA
- a CDS encoding recombinase family protein yields the protein MSTEDQQDPESSRNWQRTRAQALIESHGRIAAEYFDVGHSRSLPWKRRTEAARLLHALKDPARGFDAVVIGEPQRAFYGNQYSLTYPVFEHYGVGLWVPEVGGPIDSVSEAHDLIMGVFGGMSKGERNRIKVRVRTAMQSQTEIEGRFLGGRPPYGYRIVDAGPHPNPAKAADGVRLHRLEPDPVTAPVVRRIFAEYLAGVGIYAIAEGLTRDGIACPSAHDRERNRHRSGVAWSKGAVRVILRNPRYTGRQVWNKQRKQESLIDVDDVALGHRTKLAWNPRESWVYSAAPAHEAIVSDETFAQAEEVAATRSAKHPRRAQARVKHRYVLRGLLYCGLCHRRMQGQKSRHQLYYRCRFTQEYALANEIEHPANVYLPEHGILDELDHWIGSALKPPALERTLDALANAHEDDTGQAEVAEAQRVIDDCDGKLAAHRRALEAGADPGLVAGWMREVQTRRAEATARLRRIRHGGQRQLTREEIHQLVARIGDPHELLRNADNDDKADLYGNLGLRLTYHPHNDEVRVEMTLDPDSLGYWRVSEGGLEPPPVGGIPVRGIHLHACEVSIRCAVCV from the coding sequence GTGTCCACTGAGGACCAGCAAGATCCGGAATCATCGCGGAACTGGCAACGTACTCGTGCACAGGCTCTGATCGAATCGCACGGTCGCATCGCTGCCGAGTACTTCGACGTAGGGCACTCGCGGTCGTTGCCGTGGAAGCGGCGGACGGAGGCGGCTCGGCTGCTTCACGCGCTTAAGGACCCGGCGCGAGGTTTCGACGCGGTGGTCATCGGTGAGCCACAACGTGCGTTTTACGGCAACCAGTACAGCCTCACCTACCCGGTGTTCGAGCACTACGGCGTCGGATTGTGGGTTCCCGAGGTCGGCGGCCCGATCGATTCGGTGTCCGAAGCACACGACCTGATCATGGGCGTGTTCGGGGGGATGTCGAAGGGGGAGCGGAATCGGATCAAGGTGCGGGTCCGGACGGCGATGCAGTCGCAGACCGAGATCGAAGGACGATTTCTCGGTGGCCGGCCGCCGTACGGGTATCGGATCGTGGATGCGGGGCCGCATCCGAATCCGGCGAAGGCGGCTGATGGAGTTCGCCTGCACAGGCTGGAGCCCGATCCCGTGACTGCGCCCGTCGTGCGGCGGATCTTCGCCGAGTACCTGGCGGGTGTCGGGATCTACGCGATCGCGGAAGGGCTTACCCGGGACGGCATCGCCTGCCCGAGTGCTCATGATCGAGAGCGAAATCGGCACCGCAGTGGTGTCGCCTGGTCGAAGGGTGCTGTTCGGGTGATCTTGCGGAACCCTCGGTACACGGGGCGGCAGGTGTGGAACAAGCAGCGCAAGCAGGAGTCGTTGATCGACGTCGACGACGTCGCGCTCGGGCATCGCACGAAGCTGGCGTGGAACCCGCGGGAGAGCTGGGTGTATTCGGCGGCGCCGGCTCACGAGGCGATCGTCAGCGATGAGACCTTCGCTCAAGCTGAAGAGGTCGCCGCGACCCGTTCGGCGAAGCATCCTCGTCGTGCTCAGGCGCGGGTGAAGCACCGCTACGTGCTGCGCGGCCTGCTGTACTGCGGGCTGTGTCACCGGCGGATGCAGGGGCAGAAGAGCCGTCACCAGCTCTACTACCGGTGCCGGTTCACCCAAGAGTACGCGCTGGCCAACGAGATCGAACATCCGGCCAACGTCTACCTGCCCGAGCACGGAATCCTCGACGAGCTCGACCACTGGATCGGCTCGGCGCTGAAGCCACCCGCGCTGGAGCGGACCCTGGACGCTCTGGCTAACGCGCACGAAGACGACACCGGACAGGCGGAGGTGGCCGAAGCGCAACGGGTCATCGACGACTGCGACGGCAAGCTCGCCGCGCACCGCCGTGCCCTGGAGGCAGGGGCGGATCCCGGGTTGGTCGCCGGGTGGATGCGTGAGGTTCAAACACGGCGAGCCGAGGCCACTGCTCGGTTGCGGCGCATCCGCCACGGTGGCCAACGGCAACTCACCCGCGAGGAGATCCACCAACTCGTCGCCCGGATCGGCGATCCACACGAACTGCTCCGCAACGCGGACAACGACGACAAGGCCGACCTCTACGGCAACCTCGGTCTCCGCCTCACCTACCATCCCCACAACGACGAAGTCCGGGTCGAGATGACTCTCGACCCGGACTCGTTGGGGTATTGGCGCGTGTCCGAGGGGGGACTTGAACCCCCACCAGTGGGAGGAATCCCCGTTCGTGGGATTCATCTCCATGCCTGCGAAGTTAGCATACGGTGTGCAGTTTGTGTCTGA
- a CDS encoding EsaB/YukD family protein, translating into MTGPSAAGTLTRLTLATPWRRVDLVLPAETPLGELLPEIVRILGFPTPPTPESYRLSLVDGQVVELTESLRSSAIPDGALVRVDRVSDAPMPSVVHDVTEEVADDLERRPGRWSDGTRRWVATAVIAVTTAWAGYLAVAAIPPVALLVAGLVLVAAGTGAALAGVRAVGTAVLAAGASVGAMSVPFLLEGWPQRWSAWTLIVAVLVLAAGMANSRFRASATGAGVLFGMLLLWVVPLVSGLDVVGTATVAGIVSTVLLGLLPRFALVTSGLTRLDDVRAGEQPVARTSVRAALDSAHRGLALAVVFTAASAALAGWHLAHAANGWAIALACLLGITTFARVRACPLTVEVISLVTAALVVVGGLVRHWSLVSPSQWWGGVLVALALSGAGLLALAYRPAAHTRARARQVVDRVEGVAVVAMVPVAVGVFGLYQDLLQLF; encoded by the coding sequence GTGACGGGGCCGTCCGCCGCCGGAACGCTCACCCGGCTCACGCTCGCGACCCCGTGGCGCCGGGTCGATCTGGTGCTGCCCGCAGAGACGCCGTTGGGCGAGTTGTTGCCCGAGATCGTGCGGATCCTCGGTTTCCCGACGCCTCCGACGCCGGAGTCCTACCGGTTGTCCTTGGTCGACGGCCAGGTCGTCGAACTCACCGAGAGCCTGCGGTCGTCCGCGATTCCGGACGGTGCGCTGGTGCGCGTCGACCGGGTCAGCGATGCTCCGATGCCTTCCGTGGTCCACGACGTGACCGAGGAGGTCGCCGACGACCTGGAGCGGCGCCCCGGCAGGTGGAGCGACGGTACTCGGCGGTGGGTGGCGACGGCGGTGATCGCCGTGACGACCGCGTGGGCCGGGTACCTCGCGGTGGCGGCCATTCCGCCGGTGGCGTTGCTCGTCGCGGGGCTGGTCCTGGTGGCAGCGGGAACGGGTGCCGCGCTTGCGGGGGTGCGCGCGGTCGGCACGGCCGTGCTGGCGGCAGGCGCTTCGGTCGGTGCGATGTCGGTTCCGTTCTTGTTGGAAGGGTGGCCGCAGCGCTGGTCGGCGTGGACGCTGATCGTCGCGGTGCTGGTCTTGGCGGCCGGGATGGCGAACTCGCGGTTCCGCGCGTCGGCGACCGGTGCGGGCGTGCTGTTCGGGATGCTGCTGTTGTGGGTGGTTCCGCTCGTGTCCGGTCTCGACGTGGTGGGGACCGCGACGGTGGCGGGGATCGTGTCGACCGTCCTGCTCGGTCTGCTGCCCCGGTTCGCTCTGGTGACCTCCGGGCTGACCCGTCTGGACGACGTGCGGGCGGGTGAGCAGCCGGTCGCTCGGACGTCGGTGCGCGCCGCGCTGGACTCGGCGCATCGCGGGCTCGCGCTCGCGGTGGTGTTCACCGCGGCGTCGGCGGCGCTGGCCGGGTGGCACCTCGCGCACGCGGCGAACGGGTGGGCGATCGCGTTGGCGTGCCTGCTCGGCATCACGACCTTCGCGCGCGTGCGGGCGTGCCCGTTGACGGTCGAAGTGATCAGCCTGGTCACGGCTGCTCTCGTGGTCGTGGGCGGTTTGGTGCGTCATTGGTCGCTGGTGTCGCCGTCCCAGTGGTGGGGTGGGGTGCTCGTGGCGCTCGCCCTGTCCGGTGCGGGGCTCCTGGCACTCGCCTACCGCCCGGCCGCGCACACGCGGGCGCGCGCTCGACAGGTCGTGGACCGGGTCGAGGGTGTGGCGGTCGTGGCGATGGTGCCGGTCGCCGTCGGGGTGTTCGGGCTGTACCAGGACCTCTTGCAACTGTTCTGA